Genomic DNA from Streptomyces sp. GS7:
CGGCTCGCCGTACGCGGCGATCAGTGCGCCGCCGAGCGTACGGGCGCCGGCGGCCGACATCCGGCGGCCGAGCACGGCGCGGACGGCGACCTCCTGCGGGTCCGCGGCGCCCGGGGAGCGCAGACCCGGGTAGCGGGCCACCAGCGGGGCGAGCACGGGATCCGCGCCCAGCCGCCCGGCGACCGCATACGGGTCGGCGTCCAGGTCGAACAGGCGGCGGATCCGCTGCGTGGCGGTGGTCAGATCGCGCAGTTCGGTGAGGCGCAGCCGGCACTCCAGCCAACCGTCTCCGGTGGCCTCGTCGACCTCCACGACGCCGGTGCCGTTCGGGAGGCGCAGCGTACGCCGGTAGGTGCGGCGGCCGGGCGCGCCGCCGACGTCCTCGATCCCGGCGAGCGCGTGCCGCTGGAGGTGGTCGAAGATCTGCCGCGCCGCGTACGGACCGCGGAACGGCAGCCGCAGCGGGAGGACACCGGGCGTGGCGGACGGTGCGACGGGGGCGGACCGGGCGCCCGTGCCGGGGCGGGCGGCACCGGCGGGACGGGCCGCGCGCAGGGCGCTCGGGGTCAGCGCGTAGATCTCCTTGATCGTGTCGTTGAACTGCCGGACGCTGGCGAAGCCCGCCGCGAAGGCGATCTCGGAGACCGGCAGTCCGGTGGTCTGGAGCAGGATCCGCGCGGTGTGGGCGCGCTGCGCGCGGGCCAGCGCGACCGGCCCGGCGCCCAGCTCGGCGGTCAGCTGCCGCTGCACCTGCCGGGCGCTGTAGCCGAGCCGGTCGGCCAGACCGGCGACGCCCTCGCGGTCGACCACCCCGTCGCCGATCAGCCGCATCGCCCGGCCTACGACGTCGGCCCGCGCGTTCCACTCGGCCGAGCCGGGCACCGCGTCCGGGCGGCAGCGCCGGCAGGCCCTGAATCCGGAGCCCTGGGCCGCCGCCGCGGTGGGATAGAAGCGGACGTTCCGCCGCCGCGGGGTGGTCGCGGGGCAGCTCGGCCGGCAGTAGATCCCGGTCGTGGACACGGCGAAGAAGAAGGCGCCGTCGAACCTGGCGTCCCGGCTCCGCACCGCCTCGTACCTGCTGTCCTCGGTCATCACACGACCCACTGTGCGGCACTCGGAGCCCCGGTGCTGGCGGAAATCGGACACCGCGGTGGGCGCGCGACGGCCATGGGGCGGAGCCAGGGATCCGGTCGCGGCCTCGGTGGGCGAGCCGCCTGCCGCTCCGGTGGCTCGGGTCATCGACGTCCGGTGGCTCCGGCCTTCGACCCACTTGCTGGTGGCTCCGGTCATCCACCCGCACTCGGCGCGCGGCGACCGCCCGCCTGTCCCATCGCCACGGACGAGGTCCCCCCATCCCGGGCCCCTTCGCACGAGGTCCCGTCGCCCCCCCGGCGGCAACATCGAGCCGCCACCGTCCCGTCCGTACAACTCCGCTGCGCTCGCGCTCAGTTCGGAACAGTGGAGCCCCAGACCGCCCGACGGTTCACGCGCGCGGAACCGGCCAGTCGTCCAGCGAGCCGCCGCGCCATTCGACCAGGCGCGGATCGTCCAGCGCGATGTCCTCGGCGGGATCGGCGACGCCCGCGCGGCGCAGGAATTCGGCCACATCCCCGCGGCCGTGGGCCAGGCCGACGATCTGCCCGTGCACGGTCACCCGACGGCCCCCGGAGGGCGTCGGCGGATGCACGATGACAGGCGGATGCTCGGTCATGCCTCCAGCGTGCGCCGGGCTCCGCGCGCTCGCACCTCGGCGGCGGGTGGGCGGGCGGGTCGCCGGTCACCGGGTCGGTCACGGAGACGGTCGCAGCAGGGGTGGCGACAGGGGCGGTGGCAGCGCATACGGCGGACGGCCGAGGGTGCCACCGCCCATGCCCGAGGGGCCGACGGTAGGCCACAATCACGGCCATGACCATGGACGATCTTGTGATACCCGAGACCACCGCCTGCCGTGCCGCGCGGGAGGTGGCGAGCGCCTACTGCTCGCCCGCACTGCTGAACCACTCCGTACGGGCCTACCTCTGGGCGGCCGGATATGCGTCGGCCCACGGCATCGCCTTCGACGCGGAACTCCTCTACGTGGCCGCGATGTTCCACGACATCGGGCTGGTCAAGGAGTTCGACAGCCACACCGTGCCCTTCGAGAACGCCGGCGGGCATATAGCGTGGGTGTTCGCCGCGGGCGCCGGGTGGCCCGTGGAGCGCCGGGTGCGGGCGTCCGAGGTGATCGTCCGGCACATGTGGGACGAGGTGGACGTGGCGACGGACCCGGAGTCGCATCTGCTGGCGTTCAGCACGTCGTTGGACATCTCCGGGCGGCGTCCGGACGCCCTCCCGGCGAGCCTGCGCAACGAGGTGCTGGACCGCTACCCGCGGCTGGGCCTCGGCGAGGAGTTCCTCGCCTGCTTCCGGGACCAGGCGGAGCGGAAACCGGACAGTGCCGCCGCGGAGTGCGTACGCGCCGGCATCGCCGACCGGATCGCCGCCAATCCCCTGGACGCGCACGGGGCGTAGGCGCGGACTGCGGCCATCCCTCCCAGCGTCCAGCAGACGGAAACGGAGAAGGAGACGGAGACGGCAGAAAAATGCCCCGGCCAGACGGGGGAGACTGGCCGGGGCGGCTTGGCGGAGGCGTTTCTCAACTGCCCACACTCCATTGAACGGTGAACAGAGGATGAGCGTTCCATGAAGGATACGTGACGGTCATCACAGAGGCCATCAACGGGGACGTTCAAGACAGTCAACCGGGACAGTGAGTGGGCGGGCGGCGGACGGTGCGGAGCCCGGGACGCCGCCGTGGGAGCCACATGTACGCGTATACGCGGTCTACGCGTACCGGCGTACGCGCGAACCGGCGCCGCGACTGCAGTGCGGCAGTCGCGGCGCCGGTTGTCGGTGGCGGTCTGCGGCGCGTGCCGCGGACCGGTTCAGCCCTGGGTGGGGTGTCCGGAGAGGCGTTCGACGCCGCGGAGGAGGGCGGAGTGGTCGAGGCCGCCGTCGCCTTGTGCGCGCAGGGAGGCGACGAGGGTGGCGACGACGGTGCCGACGGGGAGGGCGGCGCCGACGTTGCGGGCGGCGTCGGTGACGATGCCCATGTCCTTGTGGTGCAGGTCGATGCGGAAGCCGGGCTTGAAGTCGCGGCGCAGGAAGTTGTCCTTCTTGCGGGCAAGGACGGTGGAGCCGGCGAGTCCGCCGCCCAGGACGTCGAGGGCGGCGTTGAGGTCGACGCCGGACTTCTCCAGGAAGACGACGGCTTCGGCGCAGGCTTGGATGTTGACGGCGACGATGAGTTGGTTGGCGGCCTTGACGGTCTGGCCGGAGCCGTGGGGGCCGCACAGGATGATGGTCTTGCCGAGGGCTTCGAGGATGGGCTTGGCGGCGTCGAAGTCGGCCTGCTCACCACCCACCATGATCGACAGGACGGCTTCGATGGCGCCGGCCTCGCCGCCGGAGACGGGGGCGTCGATGACGCGGATGTTCTTGGTGGCGGCGGCCTTGGCCAGGTCGATGGAGGTCTGCGGGGTGATCGAGGACATGTCGATCAGCAGCGCGCCGGTCTTGGCGTTGTCCAGGATGCCGTCGGGGCCGTAGGCGATGGCCTCGACGTGGGGGGAGGCGGGGACCATGGTGATGATGACGTCGGCGTCGGCGACGGCTTCGGCGATGTTGGTGGCGGCGGTGCCGCCGGCCTGGGTGAGGCGTTCGAGCTTGTCGGCCTCCAGGGTGTAGCCGGTTACGGAGTAGCCGGCCTTGATCAGGTTCTCGGCCATGGGCGAGCCCATGATGCCCAGCCCGATCCACGCGATCTTGGGGAGGTTGCTCATCGAAAAGCCTCTTTCACATTCAAAAACAAATGGGGGCGGCGGGTGGCGTGGTGCCTGGCTAGTGGGCGGGGCGCAGGGGTGCGGGGAGCCAGGCGAAGGCGCTGGCGCTGGGGGTGTTGCCGGGCTTGTATTCCAGGCCGATGTAGCCGTCGTAGCCGTTCTTCTTCAGGCGGCCGAGCAGGGCGGTGAAGTCGAGGGTGCCGGTGCCGGGGGCGCCGCGGCCGGGGTTGTCGGCGATCTGTACGTGCGCGGTCTTGCCGGTGTGGTGGTCGATGACCTCATCGAGGTCCTCGCCGTTCATCGACAGGTGGTAGAGGTCCATCAGGAACCGGGTGTTGTCGAGTCCGGTGGCGGCGTTGACCGCGTCGACGACCTCGATGGCCTTGGGTGCGGAGACGATCGGGCACAGCGGCGATTCGGGGGCGTTGAGCGCCTCGATCAGCAGCGTGCCGCCCACCTCGCCCACCGCACGCGCCGCGAACGTCAGGTTCTCCAGCGCGAGGGCGTCCTGTTCGGCGGGGTCTGCGCCCTCGATGCGGTTGCCGTACAGGGCGTTGAAGGTGGTGCAGCCCAGCGAGGTGGCGAACGCGATCGCCACCGGCACGTTGGCCCGGAACCTCTCCGACTCCGTGCCGGGGACCGACAGCGCACCGCGGTCGGGGCCGGGCAGCCGGCCGGCGTAGAAGTTCAGGCCCACCAGGTGCACCCCGGCGTCCTCGATGGCCTCACGCAGCGCGTCCAGCTCGGACTGCTCCGGAGTGGGAGCGTCCACCCACGGCCACCACAGCTCCACCGCCGTGAAACCCGCCGCCCGCGCGGCAGCCGGCCGCTCCAGCAACGGAAGCTCGGTGAACAGAATCGACAGGTTGACGTTGAAGCGCGTGTCCGTGAAACCCATAACCGCTCGGCATCCCTTCCGGGTGACTGAGTTATGCCACCCTTCCGGATGGCGGAGTTCTTTTTCTGCTGCACGGGATGGTGGCCGTGCCGGGCGCGGCGGTCAAGCCGCGCCCGGGACACCGTCCGCATCGGGGCCGGAATCGGACCTCGGCCGGAATCAGACCTTGAGCGGCTTGATCGCGGTGGGGGCGTGACCCGGCTCGGTCGCGATCTCTTCCCACTCGTTCACCTTGTCGATCTCCGCGGCGGCCATGGAGATGTTGGTGATCCGCTCCAGGATCGCCTCGACGACGACCGGGACGCGGTGCTCGGCGGCCAGCTTCTTGGCCTCCTCGAAGGCGGCGCCCAGCTGGCTGGGGTCGGCGACCCGGATCGCCTTGCAGCCCAGGCCCTCGGCGACCTTGACGTGGTCGACGCCGTAGACGCCCAGCTCCGGCGAGTTGATGTTCTCGAACTCCAGGTTGACCTGGAAGTTGATGTCGAGGTTGCGCTGTGCCTGGCGGATCAGGCCCAGGTACGCGTTGTTCACCAGGACGTGGACGTAGGGGATCTTGTGCTGGGCGCCGACCGCCAGCTCCTCGATCATGAACTGGAAGTCGTAGTCACCGGACAGCGCCACGACCGGGGTCTCCGGGTCGGCCTTGGCGACGCCCAGCGCGGCCGGGATGGTCCAGCCCAGCGGGCCGGCCTGACCGCAGTTGATCCAGTGGCGCGGCTTGTAGACGTGCAGCATCTGCGCGCCGGCGATCTGGGAGAGGCCGATGGTGGTGACGTAGCGGGTCTCCGGGCCGAACGCCTTGTTCATCTCCTCGTAGACGCGCTGCGGCTTCATCGGGATGTTGTCGAAGTGCGTACGGCGCTGGAGTTGAGCCTTGCGCTCCTGGGTGGAGGCGGCCCAGTCGCCGCGGTCGGGCAGCTTGCCGGCGGCCTTGAGCTCCTTCGCCACCTCGACGAACAGCTCCAGGGCGGCCTTGGCGTCCGAGGCGATGCCGTAGTCCGGGGCGAAGATCTTGCCGATCTGGGTCGGCTCGATGTCGACGTGGACGAACTTGCGGCCCTTGGTGTACAGGTCCAGCTTGCCGGTGTGGCGGTTGGCCCAGCGGTTGCCGATGCCGAGGACGAAGTCCGACTCCAGGAAGTTCGCGTTGCCGTAGCGGTGCGAGGTCTGCAGACCCACCATGCCGGCGTTCAGCTCGTGGTCGTCGGGGACGATGCCCCAGCCCATCAGGGTCGGGATGACCGGGGTACCGGTCAGCTCGGCGAACTCGACCAGCAGGTCGGACGCGTCAGCGTTGATGATGCCGCCGCCGGCGACGATCAGCGGGCGCTCGGACTCGTTGAGGAGGGTGATCGCCTTCTCGATCTGGGCGCGGGTCGCGGCCGGCTTGAAGGCGGGCAGCGGCTCGTACAGCTCCGGATCGAAGTCGATCTCTGTGAGCTGGACGTCGATCGGCAGGTCGATCAGGACCGGGCCGGGACGGCCGGAGCGCATCAGGTGGAACGCCTGCTGGAAGACCCCGGGAACCTGGGCGGCCTCCATGACCGTGGTCGCGGCCTTGGCGACCGGCTTGGCGATCGCGGCGATGTCGACGGCCTGGAAGTCCTCCTTCTGGATCACCGCGGTGGGCGCCTGGCCGGTGATGCAGAGGATCGGGATGGAGTCGCCGGTCGCGGAGTAGAGGCCGGTGATCATGTCGGTGCCGGCCGGGCCGGAAGTGCCGATGCAGACGCCGATGTTGCCCGGGTGGGTCCGGGTGTAGCCCTCGGCCATGTGCGACGCGCCCTCGACGTGGCGCGCCAGCGTGTGATCGATCCCGCCTGCACCCTTGAGCGCCGCGTAGAAGGGGTTGATCGCCGCGCCGGGCACGCCGAAGGCGTTGGTCACGCCCTCGCGCTTGAGGATCTCCACCGCAGCGCGGGCTGCTGTCATTCGAGGCATCGGGTACTCCTGCGTCGGCCTGTCACGGGCTTTCCGGCCGAACCGGCCGGGACTTAATTCCGCATCATGGAATTAATGTTTTGCTTTATGGAAGGAACGTAGAGCGAGACGTTCCACCCGTCAAGAGGTGCCTGGTGAGCGATGCGGGCGAACCGGCCTGCGGACAGCGAAAAGCCGCGCACCGGTGGCTACCGGTACGCGGCTCGGTGCGGGATGGGGCCGCCCCTGAGGGGCCGGTTCACACCGCTCGGCCCCGTCTACTGAGCCGACTCGGTCGCTGCGTGAGCCGGCTCGGCCTGCCCGCTGCGGAACACCTCCTTGACGAGCCTCTGCTGCGCCTTCTGGAACGCCTCGGCCGTGGCGGCGAAGTCGAGCTCGGCGTCACCGGTGGCCAGCGAGGCGGTCAGGGTCCTCCTGCCGTCGGGCGTGCTGTACATCAGCGCCCCCCAACCGAAAAAGCCGCCGTTGTGGTGGAAGACGGTGCCGCAGTCCGTCTCCTCCACGAACAACCCCAGGCCGTAGCCGAGCTTGGGGTGCGGCCTGCGCATCTCGGCCAGCAGTGAGTCCGGCAGGAGCTTGCCGCTCATCAGGGCGGAGAAGAACGTGTGGAGATCATCGGTCGTCGAGATCATGTCGCCGGCGGCGGAGATCCAGGAGACGTTGAAGCGGGTGACGTCGACCACCTTCCACTGGCCGGCGTGCTCGTACCGGTAGTAGCCGTGGGCGTGCGGCTCGGGGATCTCCGGCGAGGCGCCCGGCACCACGGTGCCCGACAGTCCCAGCGGCTGCAGGATCAGCCGCTGCATCTCCTCGGCCAACGAGCGGCCGGTGACCTCCTCGATCAGCAACTTGGCCAGCACGTAGTTGGTGTTGGAGTAGCTCCAGTCCGCCCCTGGCTCGAACCGCGCCGGCTTGGACAACGCCAGCCTTACCAGCTCCTCCGGCCGGTAGGTGTGGAACTGGTTGTCCACGTACTCCTGGCCCTGCCAGGGGATCCCCGGCGCGACCGTCCCATCGTCGTAGTACTCGCCGGTGTAGTTGAACAGCCCGCTGGTGTGCTGCAGCAGCATCCGCACCGTGATCCGGCGGTCCAGCCCGAACCCGGGCAGGTAGTCATCGGCCGGGCTGTCCAGCCCGATCCTGCCCTCGGCCACCAGTTGCAGCACCACGGTCGCGGTGAAGGTCTTGGTGGTGCTGCCTATACGGAACCGCCCGTTCGTCGACGGCTTGGCGCTCTCGCCCAGCTTGCGCACCCCGGCGCTGCCGACCCACTCGCCCCGCTCGTCGTTCACGCGCAGTTGCACCCCGGCGAAACCGGAATCGACGATCTCCTCGATGGCCTTCTGCAGCTCCGGGCGATCCTGCCCGATGAGGGTGAGGGACATGACTGTGCTCCTTATGAGCTGTGGGTGATCGTTGCGGCGAGGTGTGCGGCTGCCCGGCGGCGGCGATGAGGTTGTGCCGGCCGCCGAGGGCGTGGGCCGTGAGCGCGAGCGGGCGAGCACGTCCCGGACGGTGCTCGTGCTGCGTTCGCGGTGCGGGATGCCTGCCCGGCGCGGGGCGGGGGCGGCCTGGCTCGCGCTGGACTGACCGCCCGGCGGACCGGGCGGCGAGCCGGACGTCCATGCCATTCGCGAAGTCCGGCCCGGTAGGCCCGTGGTGGTCGGAGCCCAGTTGCATCTACCCGTGATCTTGGGGGCACCTCAGACGTCGTTGTCGCCGTCTGAGGTCCGCAGCCCGTTCGCCCCGAAGGCCGGGGGGTGCTGCGGGGTGTTGCTTGGGGGGCGGGTTAGAGGCTGCGGGCGGTGATGTCGCCGTGGGAGGTGGTGGCGCGGATGTCGAGTTCGGCGGTGCCGTCGTTCTTGAGGGCGTTGTGGATGCGGCCGTAGGCGGTGTGGGCGTCCAGGGCGGCCGAGACGCCGGCGGTGGCGCTGATCGTGATGTCGCCGGCCTGGGTGCGGAGCACGACCTTGCCGCCCGTGGCCTCGGCGATCCGGATGTCGCCCCGTGCAGTGCTGATCTCCGCGGGCCCGCCCAGCCGGCCGACCTCGACGTCACCGTCGACGGCAGTGAGGCGCACGCTCGCGGCCTCGTCCAACTTGGTCTGGCTGTAGGCGCCTTCGAAGACGACGTCGCCGAGGCGGCCGAGGGTCCGGAGTTCGGCACTGGCCGTCTTGGCCTCGACGTGGGAGCCGGCGGGCAGCTTGACCGTCACCTCGATGGATCCGGACGGGCCGAAGTACTGGTCCTTCGCCGACGACTCGATCCGCAGGACGCCGTCGGCGTACTCGATCGTGGTCTGCTCCGCCGCCTTCACATCGCGGCCCTTCGAGGTGTTCGCGGGCAGGACCTCGACCGTGGTGTCGGCTCGGTCCGCGGCGATGAACTGGACGCGTCCGGCGGGCATGCCCAGGACGGCGGAGATCGGGGCGGGGGTGTGGAACTTGTGCATCATGCGCTCCTGTGTGCTGGCGACTCACTGTTTCCTGATGACGGAAACGCTACGTTGCTTTCCAACTTCGAGCAACAAGCCCTTTGCATGAAAACAGCATCTGCGCAGGTGGAAGCGCGGCAATCATTGCAACACTCTCCCGCTTAACGCAACGATGGAACGGTCGCCCGTTGCAATGCGTTGAGGGTGAACGCTATGGTGAAGGCGTCGAGGAACACCGAGCAGCACCATGGAGCACCCGTGGGGCATGAAGGGGGTCGTCATGCCGGGAGGCAGGCTCACCCAATCCGAACGCCAGCAGATCGCCACAGGGCTGGCCGACGGCCTGGCCTACGCCGAAATCGCCCGCCGTCTCGACCGCCCCACCTCCACCATCACGCGCGAGGTGATGCGCAACGGCGGCCCCGCCGGCTACCGCGCCGACCTGGCCCACCGCGCCACCCAGCAACGCACCCACCGGCGCAGGCACACCACGCAGCAGGGGCCGCAGACGCTCCCGCAAGGCTACGGACGCGACACCGAAGCCGTACGCGACTACCAGGAAACCCTCACCACCGTCTTCATGACCTCGGGCCTGCCCAAGATGATGGCCCGGGTGCTGGGCTGCCTCTACACCACCGACACCGGCAGCCTCACCGCCTCCGAACTCGCCAGGCACCTGAAGGTCAGCCCGGCATCCATCTCCAAAGCGATCACGTTCCTCGAAAGCCAAGACCTCGTCCGCCGAGAACGCGACGAACAACGCCGCCGCGAGCGCTACGTCGTCGACGACGACCTCTGGTACCAAGCGATGCTCCGCAGCGCCCGAGCCAACGACCAGTTCATCGAGACCGCACGGCAGGGCGTCGACATCCTCGGCCCCGGCACCCCCGCCGCCACCCGCCTCGAAAACGCCACCCGCTTCCTCGACTTCGTCAGCGAAGCACTCACCCGCGCCGCCCAGCAGGGCCGCGAAGTCCTCTACACCAGACCCGAAACGACCCCAGACAGCACCGCCACGCCACGTTCACCGGACAGCACCGCCACGCCACGTTCAGAAGGCGCCGAGACAAGTGCTTCGTCGCAGCTCCGTCGCTGATCGGGTGGCGGCATCCGCCGGGGTACGGGCGGGGCACGGCCAGGGCCGGCCCCAAGCCGAGCCGGCGGCCATGTCCGCTGCAGCTTCCGCCCCACCTGCGCGGTCGGCCTGCGCACCCTGACCGGCCGTGCCGTACCGCCTCCTTGCATCGATCGGACGCATCGTCAGATTCAGCCGATGCGGGGCCGATCACCACCAACCGTTGGTCATGTCCGGTCACAGCACCAGCAGTTCAAGAATCTCCCAGAACACGGGCATGGAGGTGCATGTCGTGCCAGCCATCCAGTCGCAGGTGCGCGCTGCGCCGAGTGCCCTCCAAAGCGAAGCCGGACTTGGTGGCCACCCGGCAGGAGGCTTCGTTGTCGACTGCGTGAGCGAGTTCAAGGCGGTGAAAGCCGGCCTCGTCCAGCGCCCAGGCGGCCAACCCGGCGAGGGCTCGCGGGGCGACACCGGTGCCACGAGCGTGTGGCAGGACCCAGTACGCACACTCGGCGAGGCCGTGGAGCAGATCCATCCAGCGCAGCGCCACCCGGCCGACGACCTCGCCGCCAACCCGGGTAACAGCCCACTGGGCAGCCTGCTCTTGCTGCCAGGACCGGTGGGAGGATGCGATCCAGTCGCGAGCTTCCCCCGGCGAACTCACGTGGTGCGTGTGCCAGCGCCGGATTGAAGGGTCCTGGAAGGCACGTTGAAGGATGGTAGCGTCGTCCGACTCCCATGGCCGTAACAGCAACTCACGGTCATGCGACGGAATCGAGGGCTGAGCGGAAGCGGAGAGGGTCCCAGCCGGGATGGCGGGTGTAATAGCCAGGCTCATGAGCGGCAATGATGGCTCACGGCCTGACTCGGAGCGCCGGGAGGGTCGCCCCACCCGAACGCAGGCGGAGTGAGGGCCTGCTCGGCTCCGCCCTGGACCCGCTCGCCGGTCCCGGTGCCCGGGAGGTCCATCACCGTCCAGACACATCCGCATCTGGGCCCCACCCGCGAGAACATGGCCGTCGAGCGGCTGCTCAAGGACAGCGGCATGGCCTGGACGGTTCTGCGGCCAACGCAGTTCGCCTCGAACGCCCTGTGGTGGGCGGCGTCAACCCGCCAGCACCAAACGGTCCGCGTGCCGTGTGCGGACGCCGGGCTGCCCACGATTCACCCTGCGGACATTGCGGCGGTGGCGCGAGTGGCTTTGGCCGAGCCCGGTCACCAGGGGCAGACGTTATGCGCTGACTGGTCCGGAGCGGGTGACGGCCCGGCAGCAAGTTGAGGCCATCGGGGCGGCGTTGGGACGGGAGGTGCCCGTTGCGCAGATCGGCGGGGAGGAGGCTCACCGGCACATGTCCACGTTCCTGGGAGCCGAGCCGAGGCCGCGGATGCGGTGCTGGAGGTGACAGGCGGGGACGTCAACTACGAACTGCAACCGTGCGCGACACGGTCCCAAGGGTCACCGGATCCCCTGCCAGGCCG
This window encodes:
- the gcl gene encoding glyoxylate carboligase, translated to MPRMTAARAAVEILKREGVTNAFGVPGAAINPFYAALKGAGGIDHTLARHVEGASHMAEGYTRTHPGNIGVCIGTSGPAGTDMITGLYSATGDSIPILCITGQAPTAVIQKEDFQAVDIAAIAKPVAKAATTVMEAAQVPGVFQQAFHLMRSGRPGPVLIDLPIDVQLTEIDFDPELYEPLPAFKPAATRAQIEKAITLLNESERPLIVAGGGIINADASDLLVEFAELTGTPVIPTLMGWGIVPDDHELNAGMVGLQTSHRYGNANFLESDFVLGIGNRWANRHTGKLDLYTKGRKFVHVDIEPTQIGKIFAPDYGIASDAKAALELFVEVAKELKAAGKLPDRGDWAASTQERKAQLQRRTHFDNIPMKPQRVYEEMNKAFGPETRYVTTIGLSQIAGAQMLHVYKPRHWINCGQAGPLGWTIPAALGVAKADPETPVVALSGDYDFQFMIEELAVGAQHKIPYVHVLVNNAYLGLIRQAQRNLDINFQVNLEFENINSPELGVYGVDHVKVAEGLGCKAIRVADPSQLGAAFEEAKKLAAEHRVPVVVEAILERITNISMAAAEIDKVNEWEEIATEPGHAPTAIKPLKV
- a CDS encoding TIM barrel protein → MGFTDTRFNVNLSILFTELPLLERPAAARAAGFTAVELWWPWVDAPTPEQSELDALREAIEDAGVHLVGLNFYAGRLPGPDRGALSVPGTESERFRANVPVAIAFATSLGCTTFNALYGNRIEGADPAEQDALALENLTFAARAVGEVGGTLLIEALNAPESPLCPIVSAPKAIEVVDAVNAATGLDNTRFLMDLYHLSMNGEDLDEVIDHHTGKTAHVQIADNPGRGAPGTGTLDFTALLGRLKKNGYDGYIGLEYKPGNTPSASAFAWLPAPLRPAH
- a CDS encoding HD domain-containing protein; translation: MTMDDLVIPETTACRAAREVASAYCSPALLNHSVRAYLWAAGYASAHGIAFDAELLYVAAMFHDIGLVKEFDSHTVPFENAGGHIAWVFAAGAGWPVERRVRASEVIVRHMWDEVDVATDPESHLLAFSTSLDISGRRPDALPASLRNEVLDRYPRLGLGEEFLACFRDQAERKPDSAAAECVRAGIADRIAANPLDAHGA
- a CDS encoding GbsR/MarR family transcriptional regulator, whose translation is MPGGRLTQSERQQIATGLADGLAYAEIARRLDRPTSTITREVMRNGGPAGYRADLAHRATQQRTHRRRHTTQQGPQTLPQGYGRDTEAVRDYQETLTTVFMTSGLPKMMARVLGCLYTTDTGSLTASELARHLKVSPASISKAITFLESQDLVRRERDEQRRRERYVVDDDLWYQAMLRSARANDQFIETARQGVDILGPGTPAATRLENATRFLDFVSEALTRAAQQGREVLYTRPETTPDSTATPRSPDSTATPRSEGAETSASSQLRR
- a CDS encoding GNAT family N-acetyltransferase; translated protein: MSLAITPAIPAGTLSASAQPSIPSHDRELLLRPWESDDATILQRAFQDPSIRRWHTHHVSSPGEARDWIASSHRSWQQEQAAQWAVTRVGGEVVGRVALRWMDLLHGLAECAYWVLPHARGTGVAPRALAGLAAWALDEAGFHRLELAHAVDNEASCRVATKSGFALEGTRRSAHLRLDGWHDMHLHARVLGDS
- a CDS encoding serine hydrolase domain-containing protein — translated: MSLTLIGQDRPELQKAIEEIVDSGFAGVQLRVNDERGEWVGSAGVRKLGESAKPSTNGRFRIGSTTKTFTATVVLQLVAEGRIGLDSPADDYLPGFGLDRRITVRMLLQHTSGLFNYTGEYYDDGTVAPGIPWQGQEYVDNQFHTYRPEELVRLALSKPARFEPGADWSYSNTNYVLAKLLIEEVTGRSLAEEMQRLILQPLGLSGTVVPGASPEIPEPHAHGYYRYEHAGQWKVVDVTRFNVSWISAAGDMISTTDDLHTFFSALMSGKLLPDSLLAEMRRPHPKLGYGLGLFVEETDCGTVFHHNGGFFGWGALMYSTPDGRRTLTASLATGDAELDFAATAEAFQKAQQRLVKEVFRSGQAEPAHAATESAQ
- a CDS encoding 2-hydroxy-3-oxopropionate reductase; this translates as MSNLPKIAWIGLGIMGSPMAENLIKAGYSVTGYTLEADKLERLTQAGGTAATNIAEAVADADVIITMVPASPHVEAIAYGPDGILDNAKTGALLIDMSSITPQTSIDLAKAAATKNIRVIDAPVSGGEAGAIEAVLSIMVGGEQADFDAAKPILEALGKTIILCGPHGSGQTVKAANQLIVAVNIQACAEAVVFLEKSGVDLNAALDVLGGGLAGSTVLARKKDNFLRRDFKPGFRIDLHHKDMGIVTDAARNVGAALPVGTVVATLVASLRAQGDGGLDHSALLRGVERLSGHPTQG
- a CDS encoding DUF4097 family beta strand repeat-containing protein is translated as MHKFHTPAPISAVLGMPAGRVQFIAADRADTTVEVLPANTSKGRDVKAAEQTTIEYADGVLRIESSAKDQYFGPSGSIEVTVKLPAGSHVEAKTASAELRTLGRLGDVVFEGAYSQTKLDEAASVRLTAVDGDVEVGRLGGPAEISTARGDIRIAEATGGKVVLRTQAGDITISATAGVSAALDAHTAYGRIHNALKNDGTAELDIRATTSHGDITARSL
- a CDS encoding DNA-3-methyladenine glycosylase 2 family protein; translated protein: MTEDSRYEAVRSRDARFDGAFFFAVSTTGIYCRPSCPATTPRRRNVRFYPTAAAAQGSGFRACRRCRPDAVPGSAEWNARADVVGRAMRLIGDGVVDREGVAGLADRLGYSARQVQRQLTAELGAGPVALARAQRAHTARILLQTTGLPVSEIAFAAGFASVRQFNDTIKEIYALTPSALRAARPAGAARPGTGARSAPVAPSATPGVLPLRLPFRGPYAARQIFDHLQRHALAGIEDVGGAPGRRTYRRTLRLPNGTGVVEVDEATGDGWLECRLRLTELRDLTTATQRIRRLFDLDADPYAVAGRLGADPVLAPLVARYPGLRSPGAADPQEVAVRAVLGRRMSAAGARTLGGALIAAYGEPLPQPAGALTRLFPRVEDLARAPLTGLGLPEARRATLRTLSAALADRTVILDAGTDRDEAERALLGLPGIGPWTAGYLRMRALGDPDVLPAGEARAIEGADPSAWRPWRSYATHYLWTAEAAGDAPDPGAADHRPPHRIDPDRRPDRLTKRTE